The following are encoded in a window of Rhodospirillaceae bacterium genomic DNA:
- a CDS encoding MinD/ParA family protein, translated as MSSAPTLAPRPASRISGQNMIAIASGKGGVGKTWFAITLTHALARMKIHTLLFDGDLGLANLDIQLGLMPKHDLGSVIAGRLTLNQAVLTYEEGNFDIIAGRSGSGGLANIPASRLQILGDDLNLLSAAYDKVIIDLGAGVERTVRQLTQSVGTCLVVATDEPTSLTDAYAFIKVTHMERPGADIRIVINMANSTREGERTYNTLLKACEGFLKISPPLIGVIRRDNKVRESIKSQSSILTRFPNTEAASDVELIAEKLKE; from the coding sequence ATGAGTTCCGCACCAACCCTGGCCCCCCGCCCCGCGTCACGGATAAGCGGACAAAACATGATCGCCATTGCATCGGGCAAGGGCGGTGTCGGTAAAACCTGGTTCGCCATCACCCTGACCCACGCACTGGCGCGTATGAAAATCCACACCCTGCTGTTCGATGGCGACCTGGGCCTGGCTAACCTGGACATTCAGCTGGGATTGATGCCCAAACATGATCTTGGCAGCGTTATCGCGGGCAGATTGACACTCAATCAGGCAGTCCTGACTTATGAAGAGGGAAATTTTGACATTATTGCCGGTCGTTCCGGATCTGGCGGGCTCGCCAATATTCCGGCCAGTCGCCTGCAAATTCTGGGCGATGATTTAAATTTGCTTTCTGCCGCCTATGACAAGGTCATTATTGATCTGGGTGCAGGTGTTGAGCGCACCGTGCGTCAACTGACCCAAAGCGTCGGCACCTGTCTTGTCGTCGCCACCGACGAGCCAACATCACTGACTGACGCATACGCTTTTATCAAGGTCACACATATGGAGCGCCCCGGCGCCGATATCCGCATCGTCATCAACATGGCCAACTCGACCCGCGAAGGCGAACGCACATACAATACCCTGCTTAAGGCTTGTGAGGGTTTCCTGAAAATTTCTCCACCCCTTATTGGTGTTATCCGGCGCGATAACAAGGTACGCGAGTCAATCAAAAGCCAATCATCAATTTTGACCCGCTTCCCCAATACCGAAGCCGCCAGCGATGTTGAACTCATAGCCGAGAAACTCAAAGAATAA